From the genome of Eublepharis macularius isolate TG4126 chromosome 12, MPM_Emac_v1.0, whole genome shotgun sequence, one region includes:
- the LOC129339190 gene encoding olfactory receptor 6C3-like codes for MLGNETRITEIILLGFGELTDFQILLFLVFLVIYIVSISGNILIFVIVIFSQHLHTPMYFFLGNISFLDICYTSNILPRMLLALLTGNKVISFSNCLMQWYLVGSLLVTECCLLCAMSYDRYLAVCKPLHYVTMMKTQTCVKLAVTSWINGFTVFMILLILLLQLNFCGPNEIDHYFCDYFPILKLSCSDTKMIIQFGYLVDAMFTIPPFFLTLTSYVYIIATILKIPSTTGKQKAFSTCSSHLIVVSVFYGSLIIVYMLPKNEGKHDVTKFYSLLYIVLPPLLNPFVYTLRNKEVKEGLKNVIGKIVCYKLIP; via the coding sequence ATGTTGGGAAATGAGACAAGGATAACAGAAATCATCCTCCTGGGATTTGGAGAATTGACagactttcagattcttcttttTTTAGTATTCCTCGTGATTTACATTGTGTCCATATCTGGAAACATTCTCATATTTGTAATTGTTATCTTTAGTCAGCATCTTCATacccccatgtacttcttcctagGGAACATTTCCTTCTTGGACATTTGCTATACCTCTAATATACTTCCAAGAATGCTTTTGGCTCTCCTGACTGGGAATAAAGTGATTTCTTTCAGCAACTGCCTCATGCAATGGTACCTCGTTGGTTCTTTGCTAGTTACAGAATGCTGTTTATTGTGTGCAATGTCTTATGACAGGTATTTGGCAGTCTGCAAACCACTACACTATGTAACAATGATGAAGACCCAAACTTGTGTAAAATTAGCAGTTACATCTTGGATCAACGGATTTACAGTTTTTATGATATTACTCATTCTGTTATTGCAGTTAAATTTTTGTGGCCCCAATGAAATAGATCATTACTTTTGTGATTATTTCCCAATCCTAAAGCTCTCTTGCAGTGATACGAAGATGATAATACAGTTCGGTTATCTTGTCGATGCCATGTTTACAATTCCTCCATTCTTTCTAACCTTGACATCCTATGTATACATTATAGCTACCATCTTGAAAATTCCCTCTACTACTGGGAAACAAAAGGCTTTTTCTACTTGTTCCTCCCACCTGATTGTGGTGTCTGTTTTCTATGGGTCTCTAATAATTGTGTACATGCTGCCAAAGAATGAAGGAAAGCATGATGtaacaaaattttattctctTCTGTATATAGTGCTGCCCCCTCTTCTTAACCCTTTTGTATACACCCTGAGAAACAAGGAGGTCAAAGAGGGTTTGAAAAATGTTATTGGGAAGATTGTGTGCTACAAACTCATTCCATGA
- the LOC129339187 gene encoding olfactory receptor 6C3-like, whose amino-acid sequence MLSNETKITTIILLGFGDLHELQIPLFLSFLVIYIIAITGNILILVLVIFDHHLHTPMYFFLGNLSFLEACYTSNIFPRFLLALLTGNKMISFYSCLAQWYLCSSLVATECCLLCAMSYDRYFAICKPLHYSTVMNIQTCIQLAAASWINGFAVFLILLILLLQLHFCGPNEMDHYFCDYFPLLKLSCSDVSLMKMLSYFVAAIFTLPPFLLTLASYVYIVTAILKIPSTTGRKKAFSTCSSHLIVVSVFYGSLIIVYMLPKAEGKREMGKFSSLMYIVLPPLVNPFIYSLRNKEVKEALRNIIERIVHYTVIP is encoded by the coding sequence ATGTTGTCAAATGAAACAAAGATAACTACAATCATCCTGCTGGGATTTGGAGACTTGCATGAATTGCAGATACCTCTTTTCTTGTCATTTCTCGTGATTTACATCATTGCGATAACTGGAAATATTCTCATATTGGTGCTTGTCATCTTTGATCACCACCTTCACactcccatgtacttcttcctagGGAATCTCTCCTTCTTGGAGGCTTGCTATACTTCTAATATATTTCCAAGGTTCCTTTTGGCCCTCCTGACTGGAAACAAAATGATTTCTTTCTACAGCTGTCTGGCACAGTGGTATCTCTGCAGTTCCTTGGTAGCTACAGAATGTTGCTTACTCTGTGCGATGTCTTATGACAGGTATTTTGCCATCTGTAAACCACTACATTATTCAACGGTCATGAACATCCAGACTTGTATCCAGTTGGCAGCTGCATCTTGGATAAATGGATTTGCAGTATTTTTAATATTGCTTATTTTGTTGTTGCAATTACATTTCTGTGGCCCCAATGAAATGGATCATTATTTTTGTGACTATTTCCCACTCCTAAAACTTTCCTGTAGTGATGTcagcttgatgaaaatgttgaGTTATTTTGTTGCGGCCATTTTTACACTCCCACCTTTTCTTCTAACCTTGGCATCTTATGTATATATTGTAACTGCTATCTTGAAAATTCCCTCCACTACTGGGAGAAAAAAGGCTTTTTCCACCTGCTCCTCTCATTTGATTGTGGTTTCTGTTTTCTACGGGTCCCTAATAATTGTGTACATGTTGCCAAAGgctgaaggaaagagagagatgggAAAATTTTCCTCTCTCATGTATATAGTGCTGCCCCCTCTGGTCAATCCCTTCATATACAGCCTGAGAAACAAGGAGGTTAAAGAAGCTTTGAGAAATATAATTGAGAGGATTGTGCACTACACAGTTATCCCATAA
- the LOC129339189 gene encoding olfactory receptor 2AP1-like, protein MLRNKTRITEIILLGFEDLTDLQSILFLAFLFIYIVAITGNSLIFVPVILDQHLHTPMYFFLGNISFLEICYTSNIFPRMLSAILTGNRVFSFSSCLTQWYLCGSFIITECCLLCVMSYDRYLAVCKPLHYATMMKTQTCVQFAAISWINGFLVMSLLLILMLQLNFCGPNEIDHYFCDYTPILNLSCSDTRMMKQLSYVTTAMFILSPFLLTLTSYIYIIAVILKIPSTTGKQKAFSTCSSHLTVVSLFYGSIITVYMLPKAEGRREMGKFSSLLYVVLPPLLNPFIYSLRNKEVKEGLRNIIRTIIHYKAIQ, encoded by the coding sequence ATGTTGAGAAATAAGACAAGAATAACGGAAATAATCCTCCTGGGGTTTGAAGATttgactgatctccagagtatTCTTTTTCTggcatttctatttatttatattgtggcCATAACTGGAAATAGTCTCATATTTGTGCCTGTTATTCTTGATCAGCACCTTCATAcacccatgtacttcttcctagGGAATATCTCCTTCTTGGAGATCTGCTATACCTCTAATATATTTCCGAGGATGCTCTCAGCCATTCTGACTGGGAACAGAGTGTTTTCTTTCAGCAGTTGCCTCACCCAGTGGTACCTCTGTGGTTCTTTCATAATTACAGAATGCTGTTTACTCTGTGTGATGTCTTATGACAGGTATCTGGCAGTATGCAAACCACTACATTATGCAACAATGATGAAGACCCAAACTTGTGTCCAGTTCGCAGCTATATCTTGGATTAATGGATTTTTAGTTATGTCGCTATTACTTATTCTGATGTTGCAGTTAAATTTTTGTGGTCCCAATGAAATAGATCATTACTTTTGTGACTATACCCCAATCCTAAATCTCTCTTGCAGTGACACAAGAATGATGAAACAGCTAAGTTATGTTACAACAGCCATGTTTATACTCTCTCCATTCCTTCTAACCTTGAcatcttatatatatattatagcgGTCATATTGAAAATTCCCTCCACTACTGGGAAACAGAAGGCTTTTTCTACCTGTTCATCTCACTTGACTGTGGTGTCTCTTTTCTATGGTTCTATAATAACTGTGTATATGCTACCAAAAgctgaaggaaggagagagatgggAAAATTCTCTTCTCTTCTGTATGTAGTGCTGCCCCCTCTGCTTAACCCATTCATATATAGCTTGAGGAACAAGGAAGTCAAAGAAGGTTTGAGAAATATAATTAGGACGATTATACACTACAAAGCCATCCAGTAA